From Osmerus eperlanus chromosome 16, fOsmEpe2.1, whole genome shotgun sequence:
GAGATGATGACCACGAGGGGCAGGATGTGGAAGCTCATCTGCAGGGCGTGGATCAGCGCGGTGCGGCGGACCCTCCTGTTGGACCTGGTGAAGTGTCCGGCCCGGCAGCTCTCCATGGCGAGCAGGGCGTTgctgaggaggatgagcagcacCAGGAGACCCAGCAACACCAGGCTACTCAGCCGCGACGCCCAGCCCTCCAGCGCCGTGGAgcactcctcctccagcaccagtgccccctcccagcccagccGCGCCCCAGCCAGGGCGGTGAACAGCACGGGACTGAGCAGAGCCAGgagccacaccaccaccatgaCGGGCCTCTGAATGCAGCGTACCAGCGCCCGGTAGTGTAGCGGCTGCAGCACGGACAGGCAGGCGTTGAGCGCCATGAGGGTGAGGTTCATCATTGCTCCGCGCGCCGCCACTACCTGGAGGTCGAACACGAGCCAGCAGAAGAGGCGTGGCGCTGGGACTCGGGAGGCCCGGACGGAGTGGAGGATGCAGCCGGCAGCGTTGAAGGCGGCGATGCAGGTGCAGTGCTggcagaggagcaggaaggaagCCTTGGAGCGCAGCTCGTGCGTGTGCCTCACCGTGACAACGATGAGGTAGCAGAAGTACCCCGTGGCGAAAGACGACGCTCCGTGCACCGCCGCCTTCACAGAGTCCAGGACACGCATGCTATCTGGACACAGCatcgctggggggggggggagaccttTCAGTTGATTACTAGCTGAGTAATAGGTGGCAGGATAGACCACCCTTCCTTTCTCACCTGTGTCTGAGTCCTCCATCCTGCTAGACGTGTTGTTCCACATCCCCGTCACAGAACACCGGAACTCTGGAACTCAGTCCTAAAATACAATAACTCAGTCAAACTTAAATTGTGTAGCCCTTTGGCAGTATCACATAGGACTTCACCAGTGGGTGGCCACAGATCAGCTCAGAAAACCAAACATCAGTCATCCCCTCTACCAGAGAAACATCAATCATCCCCTCCACCAGAGATGGTTGGTGATGAAGAGAAGTCCAAAGCTCCACACCAGCAGAGCATTGACAGTTCTAAAACCCAATCAACACAGCCCAGCCATGACAACTAAATAccccacacacatttacataccCAAGACTTGGAGAGAATCTTCTAGTACCTTCTCCACCGTCACACTTCAACCGACAaaacaaaaagaagaaaagaaagcacacacacaaacacacagccagcaaCAATTTAAACTGTCTATGTACGTCTATAAAAGTATAGAGACACATGCAATGCTCTTGTCCCCTGTCCTCTGTCCTGGACTCTGCAGGGGATAGATGACGACCCTGACACCCTGGCAGCATGGAGATCCTCCAAGGCTtgtgtctgtctgggggagACGACACAGCAGCCAGGCTCTCGACgggctcctccctccaggctcctcatccgctcctccccccagcaggctcctccctccaggctcctcatccgctcctcccccccagcaggCTCCTCCTTCCAGGCTCCTCatccgctcctccccccagcaggctcctccctccaggctcctcatccgcacctccccccagcaggctcctccctccaggctcctcatccgctcctcccccccagcaggctcctccccccagcaggctcctccctccaggctcctcatccgctcctcccccccagcaggctcctccccccagcaggctcctccctccaggctcctcatccgctcctccccccagcaggctcctccctccaggctcctcatccgctcctcccccccagcaggctcctccccccagcaggctcctccctccaggctcctcatccgctcctcccccccagcaggctcctccccccagcaggctcctccctccaggctcctcatccgctcctccccccagcaggctcctccctccaggctcctcatccgctcctccccccagcaggctcctccccccagcaggctcctccctccagactcctcatccgctcctccccccagcaggctcctccctccaggctcctcatccgctcctcccccccagcaggctcctccctccaggctcctcatccgctcctccccccagcaggctcctccctccagactcctcatacgctcctcccccccagcaggctcctccccccagcaggctcctccctccagactcctcatacgctcctcccccccagcaggctcctccccccagcaggctcctcccccccagcaggctcctccccccagcaggctcctccccccagcaggctcctccccccagcagggACGGGAGGGTGGAGAAGAAAGCAGCTCCGCTCTTTTAGAtaagaggagcacacacacacacacacacaaagccacaaccacacacacacaatcgcacacacactccaagccCTCTCCACTCACCGTTGTTAACAAGCACGTATGATCGGTGAGGtattgagtgtgtatgtatatgtatgtagctgtgtgtgcgtgaatgtgagtgtgtctgcttATCTGGTGGAAAAGGGGGGTCGCAGCGGCCAGCTTCCCTCCAGATTCATGTCAGTGTACAGACACTCCTTGTATGCTACCTTACTGCAATGTGAACtggcgcacatgcacacaggacATATTCCTATTTGCAAGTAGGGTttcaattaaaataaaatattttaaaggATACGTTCATGAATATGAAAATCTACAATAATTACTATTTAATAGTCATTTATTAGTCATCAgtaattttttatttatatatacagtataaaagtGGTATTGAAAATGCGCAAACATGGCCTGTTAATGCAACAGCATTTAGGTTTTCAATCGCAAAATATAACAGTAGTAGATTAATATATGTTAAATTCCCTAACTCATTCATACTTGCTCCTCATGTCTCTTCCTGGAAAGTGGCTCCTAAGAAGTGAATGAGTGACATGACTTCATGAGGCCATAGCTGTTGCCTAGCAGCTATTTGAAAGGAAAGAAATTCAGATTCACAGAAAATAACTTATACTCTTTGTTCACAGTCTCTGTCCGTTCTACAGCTGCTAGGCAACAGCCTTGCCGTGTGCTTGTTAGGGGTCATAGCATATATAGCATAACTAAACTTCGATCGATACTGACAACGCTGATGCACTGGGTTTAATATACCACGcaatgtgttttatatatgtaaTTGCAACTAAAACACAAACTTAAATCCGAACATTTAAGTTGTTTAATGCAGGAAGACTAGAAGGAGAAATACGGTTGTCATACAgaacaaatgaaaaaaaaaaagatgggtAACTGGAAGAAAAACTGAAATAATTTTTTCGACGTGTGATTGCTTAATTATTCTTTACAAATGATGAATTGGTTGATGAATCCTCTACAAAGGCTTCAAAAACATTATGAAAAATACGTCAGATGTCAAACATCTGTATCAGGCCCAATCAGAACCAGTCATAACCAGTGCGATCCAGCAGAAACCAGTCAGAATCACCAGGGTCCAGCCAGAACAAGCAGGAACCAGTCAGACCCAGTCAGAATCAACAGTCTGAGATGACCTGTCCTCACTTCAGTCTTCTTCCTGAGTCTCGTTTCCAGTCTCCTCTGCCGTTCCCTGGATCTCTCTGGACCCCAGACCCCTTCCTCAGACCAGCCAGCTGCTCCCCTGGGAGGTTatggctggggttggggtcggcATCCCcctcctggcctccctggtcctccacgTAAAGCCACACCTGAGTTTCAAGGTTAGGAGTAGGGCTAGGACCAGCCCCAGAGTCAGGACTAGGGCCAGGGCTAGGACTTGGACTAGTCCCAGAGTCAGGACTAGGGCCAGAGCTAGGACTAGAACCAGACCCAGAGTTAGGGCTAGGCCCAGaatcagacccagagtcaggaCTAGGGCCAGGGCTAGGACTAGAACCAGACCCAGAGTTAGGGCTAGGCCCAGaatcagacccagagtcaggaCTAGGGCCAGGGCTAGGACTAGAACCAGACCCAGAGTCAGGGCCAGAACCAAGGCCCATGTCTGAGAGTGCCAGGCTGACTGCGTCAGCAGTGCGGGGCTCCGTGGGGCTCCGCgggctgcctctcctcctccggctCAGCAGCTTCTGCAGCTGCAGCTTGCTGGTGAAGAACAcctgcctccagcccagctcccggGCCAGGGAGcacacctggggggaggggggcccacAGCTGCTCAACACGGCCTGCGCCCAGAACTCCTCCGAGTCACACAcctggaggggttgggaggggggggggagcagaggggtggaggagaagggaggaaagagaagagggtgaggaggagcagggggggggagaagaggggtggaggagaagggaggaaagagaagagggtgaggaggagcaggggggggagaagaggggtggaggagaagggaggaaagagaagagggtgaggaggagcaggggggggagcagaggggtggaggagaagggaggaaagagaagagggtgaggaggagcaggggggggagcagaggggtggaggagaagggaggaaagagaagagggtgaggaggagcaggggggggggtgggggcaaggAGGAACAGGGTGAAAAGGGGAGTGTTGTTAAACATGGAAGAGAAAAGGAACAAGGTAGTTGCAGGCAGAGAcctaaaattatatttaaaattATGCTATTATCTTGTAAAGTAGAGACCACTAACCACTGGATGACAGAATCTGCTAAATGTTAGTGATttgtaggggggggggtgtaagagcCACTTTTGAGAGATGAAAGGAGGTAGAAAAGAGGTTAAGGCACAAAAGAACCatcgaatatatatatatagattgaCCTGAAGACgaatctctgtctttgtctcacacacacacagccgaatgccctctgacctgtctcagcCTTCGCGAAGTGAGTCTCAGTCTAGCGATGTCCTCGAGCTCCAGGTGGGAGAGGATGCACAGTAGCAGTGCGTCCGGCATCCGCTCCAGGAAGTCAAACTCGCCTCGACACAGAGCCTGGCTATAGCGTAACGTTTTCTGCCCGTACACGACCCTCACTTGGCCTG
This genomic window contains:
- the fbxo36b gene encoding F-box only protein 36b isoform X3; protein product: MQIRRTDIDCASSLPRQPSKAFKMACLLGDSLFEIDGQGPAPTKDYYQFTVTKTEVIWRSWKISLRSEFRNARPGELRMQHKDFLEDSRLQGQVRVVYGQKTLRYSQALCRGEFDFLERMPDALLLCILSHLELEDIARLRLTSRRLRQVCDSEEFWAQAVLSSCGPPSPQVCSLARELGWRQVFFTSKLQLQKLLSRRRRGSPRSPTEPRTADAVSLALSDMGLGSGPDSGSGSSPSPGPSPDSGSGPSPDSGTSPSPSPGPSPDSGAGPSPTPNLETQVWLYVEDQGGQEGDADPNPSHNLPGEQLAGLRKGSGVQRDPGNGRGDWKRDSGRRLK
- the fbxo36b gene encoding F-box only protein 36b isoform X2 produces the protein MQIRRTDIDCASSLPRQPSKAFKMACLLGDSLFEIDGQGPAPTKDYYQFTVTKTEVIWRSWKISLRSEFRNARPGELRMQHKDFLEDSRLQGQVRVVYGQKTLRYSQALCRGEFDFLERMPDALLLCILSHLELEDIARLRLTSRRLRQVCDSEEFWAQAVLSSCGPPSPQVCSLARELGWRQVFFTSKLQLQKLLSRRRRGSPRSPTEPRTADAVSLALSDMGLGSGPDSGSGSSPSPGPSPDSGPGPSPDSGSDSGPSPNSGSGSSPSSGPSPDSGTSPSPSPGPSPDSGAGPSPTPNLETQVWLYVEDQGGQEGDADPNPSHNLPGEQLAGLRKGSGVQRDPGNGRGDWKRDSGRRLK
- the fbxo36b gene encoding F-box only protein 36b isoform X1, with the translated sequence MQIRRTDIDCASSLPRQPSKAFKMACLLGDSLFEIDGQGPAPTKDYYQFTVTKTEVIWRSWKISLRSEFRNARPGELRMQHKDFLEDSRLQGQVRVVYGQKTLRYSQALCRGEFDFLERMPDALLLCILSHLELEDIARLRLTSRRLRQVCDSEEFWAQAVLSSCGPPSPQVCSLARELGWRQVFFTSKLQLQKLLSRRRRGSPRSPTEPRTADAVSLALSDMGLGSGPDSGSGSSPSPGPSPDSGSDSGPSPNSGSGSSPSPGPSPDSGSDSGPSPNSGSGSSPSSGPSPDSGTSPSPSPGPSPDSGAGPSPTPNLETQVWLYVEDQGGQEGDADPNPSHNLPGEQLAGLRKGSGVQRDPGNGRGDWKRDSGRRLK
- the LOC134036814 gene encoding uncharacterized protein LOC134036814, translating into MEDSDTAMLCPDSMRVLDSVKAAVHGASSFATGYFCYLIVVTVRHTHELRSKASFLLLCQHCTCIAAFNAAGCILHSVRASRVPAPRLFCWLVFDLQVVAARGAMMNLTLMALNACLSVLQPLHYRALVRCIQRPVMVVVWLLALLSPVLFTALAGARLGWEGALVLEEECSTALEGWASRLSSLVLLGLLVLLILLSNALLAMESCRAGHFTRSNRRVRRTALIHALQMSFHILPLVVIISRVRLGLLARVLNFLVFSVSQSASPVVYGLRCRDLWDYLPRFLPGWALRLRSWYHTLSAGNSTGNSTGNSTGNSSSNNTNLGPATDTTFISRSSDDSTDVIHIMTFNAGEEAVGGQDSTRLGQHEAGEAALGGWDSTGPEPVQARPALGARQEGETHTEIRGDS
- the fbxo36b gene encoding F-box only protein 36b isoform X4 encodes the protein MQIRRTDIDCASSLPRQPSKAFKMACLLGDSLFEIDGQGPAPTKDYYQFTVTKTEVIWRSWKISLRSEFRNARPGELRMQHKDFLEDSRLQGQVRVVYGQKTLRYSQALCRGEFDFLERMPDALLLCILSHLELEDIARLRLTSRRLRQVCDSEEFWAQAVLSSCGPPSPQVCSLARELGWRQVFFTSKLQLQKLLSRRRRGSPRSPTEPRTADAVSLALSDMGLGSGPDSGSGSSPSPGPSPDSGPGPSPDSGAGPSPTPNLETQVWLYVEDQGGQEGDADPNPSHNLPGEQLAGLRKGSGVQRDPGNGRGDWKRDSGRRLK